Proteins encoded within one genomic window of Oryza brachyantha chromosome 7, ObraRS2, whole genome shotgun sequence:
- the LOC107304679 gene encoding probable carboxylesterase 15, with product MASSSDLNTPPPQKPYVVEDCRGVLQVLSDGTVVRAAAPPFPVGVDQDDDRVEWKDAVFDAGHGLVVRMYRPAAAGEAKEAGKLPVVVFFHGGGFCIGSCTWPNFHAGCLRLAAELPAVVLSFDYRLAPEHRLPAAHEDTAAALLWLRDQLLSDPWLADAADSTRVFVSGESAGGNCAHHLAVQFGTAGLDPVRIAGYILLMPAFISEKPTRSELEAPDTAFLTRDMCDRYCRLALPAGAGKDHPLTNPFGPESRSLEAVDVGRVLVVAAEGDLLKDKNAEYVERMKAMGKDVELVVFPGEEHAFFGVKPMSAATGELVELIKRFIAGAGAAE from the coding sequence aTGGCGTCCTCGTCTGACCTgaacacgccgccgccgcagaagCCGTACGTCGTCGAGGACTGCCGCGGCGTGCTGCAGGTGCTCAGCGACGGCACGGTcgtccgagccgccgcgccgccgttccCCGTAGGAGTCGACCAGGACGACGACCGCGTCGAGTGGAAGGACGCCGTGTTCGACGCCGGCCACGGCCTCGTCGTCCGCATGTacaggccggcggcggcgggcgaagcGAAGGAGGCGGGGAAGCTTCCGGTGGTCGTGTTCTTCCATGGTGGCGGGTTCTGCATCGGGTCGTGCACATGGCCCAACTTCCACGCCGgctgcctccgcctcgccgccgagctgcCCGCGGTGGTGCTCTCCTTCGACTACCGCCTCGCGCCGGAGCACCGCCTACCCGCCGCACACGAGGACACGGCCGCGGCGCTCCTCTGGCTCCGCGACCAGCTCCTCTCCGACCCGTGGCTCGCCGACGCGGCTGACTCCACCCGGGTGTTCGTCTCCGGGGAATCCGCCGGCGGCAACTGCGcccaccacctcgccgtccAGTTCGGCACGGCGGGGCTCGACCCGGTGAGAATCGCCGGGTACATTCTCCTCATGCCGGCGTTCATCTCGGAGAAGCCGACACGGTCGGAGCTGGAGGCGCCGGACACCGCGTTCCTCACGCGCGACATGTGCGACCGCTACTGCCGCCTCGCGCTGCCCGCCGGAGCTGGCAAGGACCACCCGCTGACGAACCCGTTCGGGCCGGAGAGCCGGAGCCTGGAGGCGGTGGACGTCGGCCGCGTGCTGGTCGTCGCCGCGGAGGGCGACCTGCTCAAGGACAAGAACGCCGAGTACGTGGAGCGGATGAAGGCGATGGGGAAGGACGTGGAGCTGGTTGTCTTCCCCGGCGAGGAGCACGCCTTCTTCGGCGTGAAGCCAATGTCAGCTGCCACCGGCGAGCTCGTCGAGCTCATCAAGAGGttcatcgccggcgccggagcggcCGAGTAA
- the LOC102718570 gene encoding probable carboxylesterase 15 codes for MSSSPSSSSPASAVAGRSPPVPHVVEDCLGIVQLLSDGTVTRSSDYSALALTCNAPSDLPVRWKDAVYDAGRGLRLRMYTPTSHDGEEKLPVLVYFHGGGFCIASFELPNFHSGALRLAAELPGVVLSADYRLAPEHRLPAAHEDAASVLSWLRGQAAPSSSSSTAAADPWLVASADFDRVFVCGDSCGGNIAHHFTVGCASGKIALGPARLAGCVMLWPYFGGEEKMEAPPPADTSSAMNIALFDQMWRLALPAGATRDHPAANPFGPESPPLDGVVFPPVLIVDPEQDVLRDRVADYAARLEAMGKRVELVKFQGQGHGFFVFDPMSEASDELVRVVRRFVYGG; via the coding sequence atgtcgtcgtcgccgtcttcttcctcgccggcgtcggccgtCGCGGGCAgatcgccgccggtgccgcacGTCGTTGAGGACTGCCTCGGCATCGTGCAGCTCCTCAGCGACGGCACCGTGACGCGCTCCAGTGATTACTCCGCCCTTGCTCTCACGTGCAACGCCCCGTCCGACCTGCCCGTCCGGTGGAAGGACGCCGTCTAcgacgccggccgcggcctccGACTCCGCATGTACACGCCGACCAGCCATGACGGAGAGGAGAAGCTGCCGGTGCTCGTGTActtccacggcggcggcttctgCATCGCGAGCTTCGAGCTGCCCAACTTCCACTCGGGCgcgctccgcctcgccgccgagctccccGGCGTCGTGCTCTCCGCCGACTACCGCCTGGCCCCGGAGCACCGCCTCCCCGCGGCGCACGAGGACGCCGCGTCCGTCCTCTCGTGGCTCCGTGGCCaggccgcgccgtcgtcgtcctcctccaccgccgccgccgacccgtGGCTCGTCGCGTCGGCGGACTTCGACAGGGTGTTCGTCTGCGGCGACTCGTGCGGCGGCAACATCGCGCACCACTTCACCGTTGGCTGCGCCTCAGGCAAGATCGCACTCGGTCCGGCGAGGCTAGCCGGGTGCGTGATGCTCTGGCCGTActtcggcggcgaggagaagatggaggcgccgccgccggcagacACCTCATCGGCAATGAACATCGCGCTGTTCGACCAGATGTGGCGGCTGGCGCTGCCGGCGGGGGCGACGAGGGACCACCCGGCGGCGAACCCGTTCGGGCCGGAGAGCCCGCCGCTCGACGGCGTCGTCTTCCCGCCGGTGCTCATCGTGGACCCTGAGCAGGACGTGCTGCGCGACCGCGTCGCCGACTACGCTGCGAGGCTGGAGGCCATGGGGAAGCGCGTCGAGCTTGTCAAGTTCCAAGGGCAGGGCCATGGCTTCTTCGTGTTCGACCCCATGAGCGAGGCCTCCGACGAGCTGGTCCGCGTCGTCCGGCGCTTCGTCTACGGCGGATAG
- the LOC121054948 gene encoding probable carboxylesterase 15 — translation MPTMPAVVAAAGAATPCANVVEDLAGFLRVLSDGTILRSPAGPVFCPSTFPGEHPSVEWREAVYDKAKNLHVRMYKPSPASAAGDGGENGGRKLPVLVYFHGGGFCLGSCTWANVHSFCLRLAADAGAVVLSAGYRLAPEHRLPAAVDDAAGFLHWLREQSVDAAGGGDGGWLIEAADFGRVFVTGDSAGGTIAHHLAVRAGTAASNLAGAGEPGDPVTIQGYVLLMPFFGGVRRTPSEAECPADVFLNLDLFDRFWRLSLPAGATRDHPMANPFGPDSPALDGVDFRPVLVVAGGLDMLRDRAVDYAERLSAMGKPVQLAEFAGEHHGFFTLGPGSDATGELIAVLTRFISTTTTQ, via the coding sequence ATGCCAACCATGCCAGCCGTCGtggctgccgccggcgccgccaccccgtGCGCCAACGTCGTCGAGGACCTCGCCGGCTTCCTCCGCGTCCTCAGCGACGGCACCAtcctccggtcgccggcgggACCGGTGTTCTGCCCGTCCACCTTCCCCGGCGAGCACCCGTCCGTGGAATGGAGGGAGGCCGTCTACGACAAGGCCAAGAACCTCCATGTCCGCATGTACAAGCCGTCGCCggcatccgccgccggcgacggtggcgagaATGGCGGCAGGAAGCTACCGGTGCTCGTCTActtccacggcggcggcttctgCCTCGGCTCGTGCACGTGGGCCAACGTCCACTCGTtctgcctccgcctcgccgccgacgccggtgCTGTCGTACTCTCCGCCGGGTACCGCCTCGCCCCCGAGCACCGCCTCCCCGCGGCGGTCGACGATGCGGCGGGTTTCCTCCACTGGCTCCGGGAACAGTCCGTGGACGCcgctggaggcggcgacggcggatgGCTCATCGAGGCCGCCGACTTCGGCCGCGTGTTCGTCACCGGCGACTCGGCCGGCGGCACCATAGCGCACCAcctcgccgtgcgcgccgGCACGGCCGCGTCCaatctcgccggcgccggcgagcccggAGACCCCGTCACCATCCAAGGCTACGTCCTGCTAATGCCGTTCTTCGGCGGCGTCCGCCGAACGCCGTCGGAGGCGGAGTGCCCCGCCGACGTGTTCCTCAACCTGGACCTGTTTGACCGGTTCTGGCGTCTCTCGCTGCCGGCGGGCGCCACGAGGGACCACCCGATGGCGAACCCGTTCGGCCCGGACAGCCCCGCGCTGGACGGCGTCGACTTCCGccccgtcctcgtcgtcgccggcggcctcgaCATGCTGCGCGACCGCGCCGTGGACTACGCCGAGCGGCTGTCCGCCATGGGCAAGCCGGTGCAGCTCGCCGAGTTCGCCGGCGAGCACCACGGGTTCTTCACGCTGGGCCCGGGCTCCGACGCCACCGGCGAGCTGATCGCCGTCCTGACACGCTTCATATCCACCACCACGACACAGTAG
- the LOC102718289 gene encoding probable carboxylesterase 15: protein MAPAAAAAEQAYVVEDCRGAVQLMSDGTVRRSAEPAFHVDVPEDVEGAVEWRDVAYEAGRDLNARLYRPRRLGAANDARVPVLAYFHGGGFCIGSGRWPNFHAWCLRLAAELPAVVMSFDYRLAPEHRLPAAQEDGATAMAWVRDQAAHDPWLADAADFSRVFVAGDSAGGNITHHMAVRFGKTGLGPHVRLRGHVLLMPAMAGEARTRAELECRPDAFLTAEMSDKYARLILPEGATKDYPVLNPAGPEAPGLEAVAMAPVLVVAAEHDILRDRNEHYARRMMDEWGKKVEFVEFAGEQHGFFEVDPWSERADELVRLIRKFVVEHMDSE, encoded by the coding sequence AtggcgcccgcggcggcggcggcggagcaggcgTACGTGGTGGAGGACTGCCGCGGCGCGGTGCAGCTGATGAGCGACGGCACGGTGCGGCGCAGCGCCGAGCCGGCGTTCCACGTCGACGTGCCGGAGGACGTGGAGGGCGCGGTGGAGTGGAGGGACGTGGCGTACGAGGCCGGGCGCGACCTGAACGCGCGCCTGTaccggccgcgccgcctcggcgccgccaACGACGCCCGGGTCCCCGTCCTGGCCTActtccacggcggcggcttctgCATCGGCTCCGGCAGGTGGCCCAACTTCCACGCCTGgtgcctccgcctcgccgccgagctccccGCCGTCGTGATGTCGTTCGACTACCGCCTCGCGCCCGagcaccgcctccccgccgcgcaGGAGGACGGGGCCACGGCCATGGCGTGGGTGCGTGACCAGGCCGCGCACGACCCCtggctcgccgacgccgccgacttCTCCCGCgtcttcgtcgccggcgactCGGCCGGCGGGAACATCACCCACCACATGGCGGTCAGGTTCGGCAAGACCGGCCTCGGCCCGCACGTCCGGCTGCGCGGGCACGTCCTCCTCATGCCGGCCATGGCCGGCGAGGCGCGCACGCGCGCCGAGCTGGAGTGCCGCCCCGACGCGTTCCTCACCGCCGAGATGAGCGACAAGTACGCGCGCCTCATCCTGCCGGAGGGCGCGACGAAGGACTACCCGGTGCTCAACCCGGCCGGGCCGGAGGCGCCGGGGCTcgaggcggtggcgatggcgccggtgctcgtggtggcggcggagcacgACATCCTCAGGGACCGGAACGAGCACTACGCGCGGCGGATGATGGATGAGTGGGGGAAAAAGGTGGAGTTCGTCGAGTTCGCCGGCGAGCAGCACGGCTTCTTCGAGGTGGATCCGTGGTCGGAGCGCGCCGACGAGCTCGTCCGCCTCATCCGCAAGTTCGTCGTCGAGCACATGGACTCGGAGTAG
- the LOC121054952 gene encoding probable carboxylesterase 15, giving the protein MAPEAPAPAAAERVVVDECRGVLFVYSDGAVERKAGPGFATPVRDDGTVEWKDATFDAARGLGVRLYRPRERAAGGERRGLPVFFYWHGGGFCIGLRTWPNCQNYCLRLAAELGAVVVAPDYRLAPEHRLPAAFEDAEAALLWLASQAGPGGDPWVSEAADFGRVFVSGDSAGGTIAHHLAVRFGSAAGRAELEPARVVGYVQLMPFFGGVERTPSEAECPDDAFLNRPLNDRYWRLSLPAGATADHPFSNPFGPGSPDLAAAEFVPTLVVVGGRDLLRDRAVDYAARLRAMGKPVEALEFEGQQHGFFTIDPWSTASGDLMRAVKRFVDTDGGLRLG; this is encoded by the coding sequence ATGGCTCCCGAggcaccggcaccggcggcggcggagcgcgtGGTGGTCGACGAGTGCCGCGGCGTGCTGTTCGTGTACAGCGACGGCGCCgtggagcggaaggccggtcCGGGGTTCGCGACGCCGGTGCGGGACGACGGCACGGTGGAGTGGAAGGACGCGACGTTCGAcgcggcgcgcgggctggGCGTCCGGCTGTACCGGCCGCGggagcgcgccgccggcggggagcGGAGGGGGCTGCCGGTGTTCTTTTactggcacggcggcgggttcTGCATCGGGTTGCGCACGTGGCCTAACTGCCAGAACTACTGCCTCCGGctggcggcggagctgggcgccGTTGTCGTCGCGCCCGACTACCGCCTCGCGCCGGAGCACCGCCTCCCCGCGGCGTTCGAGGACGCCGAGGCGGCCCTGCTCTGGCTCGCGTCGCAGGCGGGGCCGGGCGGCGACCCGTGGGTCTCCGAGGCGGCTGACTTTGGGCGGGTGTTCGTCTCCGGCGACTCGGCGGGAGGCACCATCGCGCACCACCTCGCCGTGCGGTtcggctccgccgccgggcGCGCCGAGCTGGAGCCCGCCCGCGTCGTCGGCTACGTCCAGCTCATGCCCTTCTTCGGTGGGGTGGAGCGGACGCCGTCCGAGGCGGAGTGCCCCGACGATGCGTTCCTCAACCGCCCGCTCAACGACCGCTACTGGCGGCTCTCCCTGCCGGCGGGCGCCACGGCGGACCACCCGTTCTCCAACCCGTTCGGGCCTGGGAGCCccgacctcgccgcggcggagtTCGTGCCGACGCTGGTGGTGGTCGGCGGCCGCGACCTCCTCCGGGACCGCGCCGTGGACTACGCGGCGAGGCTGAGGGCGATGGGGAAGCCCGTGGAGGCGCTGGAGTTCGAAGGGCAGCAGCACGGCTTCTTCACCATCGACCCCTGGTCCACCGCCTCCGGCGACCTCATGCGCGCCGTCAAGCGCTTCGTCGACACCGACGgcggcctccgcctcggctga